The following coding sequences lie in one Kamptonema formosum PCC 6407 genomic window:
- a CDS encoding thioredoxin family protein has protein sequence MSPNSQESTPTAASQKLESNTAKRLRNLLIVLAAIALGISLFLGLQIETPSNALTEMAEASTPLEVAVSNGKPTLVEFYANWCGSCQAMAKDMSEVKEKYSDRINFAMLNVDNNKWLPEVLKYRVDGIPHFVFLSDRGEAIAQTIGEAPRNIMESNLEALIAGKALPYAEATGQVSSFKPPVTPSKASTADPRSHGSQVQ, from the coding sequence ATGAGTCCTAATTCACAAGAATCAACCCCTACGGCTGCAAGTCAGAAGTTGGAATCGAACACAGCAAAACGGCTGAGAAACTTATTGATTGTTTTGGCAGCGATCGCATTGGGGATTTCCCTGTTCTTGGGACTGCAAATCGAAACACCATCAAATGCTCTAACGGAGATGGCAGAAGCATCGACACCGCTAGAAGTTGCTGTCAGCAACGGTAAGCCGACTCTGGTAGAATTTTATGCCAATTGGTGTGGTAGCTGTCAGGCGATGGCAAAGGATATGAGCGAAGTTAAGGAAAAATACAGCGATCGCATAAATTTTGCGATGTTGAATGTAGATAATAACAAATGGTTGCCAGAGGTGCTCAAATACAGAGTGGATGGCATTCCCCACTTTGTATTTTTGAGCGATCGAGGAGAGGCGATCGCTCAGACTATAGGCGAAGCCCCACGCAATATAATGGAATCTAATTTAGAAGCTTTAATTGCTGGTAAAGCGTTACCCTACGCGGAAGCTACAGGTCAAGTTTCCAGTTTTAAACCACCAGTAACTCCTTCCAAAGCTAGCACAGCAGATCCGCGATCGCACGGCAGCCAAGTTCAGTAA
- a CDS encoding flavoprotein, whose translation MNNHKPLIVGITGASGLIYAVRTIKYLLQADFAVELVASKSTYMVWQSEQNVKMPAEISLQEEFWREQAGEEKSGKLRCHPWQDIGANIASGSFRTLGMIVIPCSISTVGKLAAGLSSDLLERAADVQLKEGR comes from the coding sequence ATGAACAATCATAAGCCTTTAATCGTAGGAATAACTGGTGCATCGGGATTAATTTATGCAGTAAGAACCATAAAATATCTATTACAAGCAGATTTTGCTGTAGAACTTGTCGCCTCTAAATCTACTTACATGGTTTGGCAAAGCGAACAAAATGTTAAAATGCCAGCAGAAATCAGTCTTCAGGAAGAATTTTGGCGAGAGCAAGCTGGAGAAGAAAAAAGTGGAAAACTCCGCTGTCATCCTTGGCAAGATATAGGAGCTAATATTGCAAGTGGTTCGTTTCGCACTTTAGGAATGATTGTGATACCGTGTAGTATAAGTACGGTGGGAAAATTAGCGGCTGGGTTGAGTTCAGATTTGCTAGAACGAGCGGCAGATGTACAGCTTAAGGAGGGGCGAAA
- a CDS encoding shikimate kinase — protein MDLLRGVNLYLVGMMGAGKTTVGRWLASELGYHFFDTDDVISKVANLSISEIFARDGEEAFRQLESQVLGELSAYKKLIVATGGGIVLRQMNWSYLHHGIVVWLDVPVEELCDRLREDNSRPLLREGEPRAILQNILNQRQRFYAQADVRVAVGSETPEAVGM, from the coding sequence ATGGATTTATTAAGGGGAGTAAATCTCTATCTCGTCGGTATGATGGGTGCAGGGAAAACAACAGTAGGGCGGTGGTTGGCATCGGAGCTAGGCTATCATTTTTTTGATACTGATGATGTAATTTCAAAAGTAGCTAATCTATCTATTAGTGAAATTTTTGCTAGAGATGGAGAAGAAGCGTTTCGCCAGCTAGAAAGTCAAGTGCTTGGGGAACTTTCGGCTTATAAAAAGCTAATCGTAGCAACGGGCGGCGGGATTGTCTTGCGGCAAATGAACTGGAGCTATCTTCATCACGGAATTGTGGTATGGCTGGATGTACCTGTGGAAGAACTTTGCGATCGCTTGCGAGAGGATAATTCTCGGCCTCTCCTGCGCGAGGGGGAACCCAGAGCGATACTGCAAAATATCCTTAATCAGAGGCAGCGTTTCTACGCCCAAGCGGATGTCCGAGTTGCTGTAGGGAGCGAAACGCCTGAAGCTGTGGGAATGC
- a CDS encoding NIL domain-containing protein, producing MKKRVTLTFPQRSIRMPVTYRLAKDFNVAANIIRAQVAPNQIGKLVLELAGDIDQLDAAIDWMRSQNITVSLASREILIDEDICVHCGLCTGVCPTEALTLDKETFKLTFTRSRCIVCEQCIPTCPVQAISTNL from the coding sequence GTGAAAAAACGGGTAACGCTGACCTTTCCCCAACGCTCAATCCGTATGCCCGTCACCTATCGACTGGCAAAGGATTTTAATGTGGCTGCCAATATTATCCGAGCTCAGGTAGCCCCAAATCAAATAGGCAAACTCGTGCTAGAGTTGGCCGGAGATATCGACCAGTTGGACGCAGCTATAGACTGGATGCGATCGCAGAATATTACCGTATCCCTCGCCAGTCGAGAAATACTAATTGACGAAGACATCTGCGTACACTGTGGGCTCTGTACCGGCGTTTGTCCCACAGAAGCCTTGACCTTAGACAAAGAAACATTTAAACTAACCTTTACGCGATCGCGCTGTATCGTTTGCGAACAGTGCATTCCTACCTGTCCTGTTCAGGCTATTTCCACCAACCTTTAG
- a CDS encoding efflux RND transporter permease subunit: protein MATDKTGLSISAIAIRRHIGTIMLTLAIAVVGLFYITQLPVDLLPSITYPRIGVRLEAPGISPEVAVDEITRPLEQGLSATEGVTQVFSRTREGQVSVDLFFKPGGNIDQALNDATAAVNRIRNQLPDTVEAPRLFKVDPSQQPVYEFGLTSDSLRGVDLRVFADEELARELNVIPGLAAVDVSGGVQEEIQVNLDLNRLQALGVNVSDVLSTLQDRNQDTSGGRLQQESGEPLTRTIGRFQNASEIRDLSFQIAGSNPPKRVYIRDFAEVIDGTEEERVKVFLNQTPAVKISIQKQPDANTITVVDGIKKRLEELRKSGVITPDMTITTTLDESRFIRDSISNVLFSGLSGSVLAGIAVLLFLGSLRQTLIIVLAIPLATLTAIILMGLFHLSINIFSLGGLALGVGIVVDNSIVMLENIVEGVNKNKSKTTNGKRTSILDAAEKSSQELESALFASTATNLVAVLPFLLIGGFISLLFNELILTITFAVAASLIVGLTIVPMMTSRLLAVRFSSGVGKFWALRAFNRAFHSATLGYGRFLGAILRWRLIIIVLAIVILGFSSLQMVGQIPQEILPRINTGQARLFAQFPAGTNLETNEKVMKTVDELLSKQPETLYTLTTAGGLLFGNNTVENLLRGSSTITLKPGTNVADFVERMTQELNKLKLVDTRLRLAPENVRGLILTNSPVRGGEVDLILQGENPEILQQTGRQILKTFEEKVKLVRFRPDGDPQQPEVQIRPDWERLATYGFSAREIGESIQTAIQGAVPTQLQRGNRLIDVRVQFDRNSVKSVSELSYIPLFGSNNNVIRLSDVATINLGKAPGEVQRLNQRQVFLIVGNLNKGASLGEALQQVDAVVSELKLPPGVQVVPSSAAETNQELQSSLKILGGLAAFLVFVVMAVQYNSLVDPLVIMLTVPLSLAGGILGLYVTKTAIGATVIVGAILLVGIVVNNAILMVELANQIREEEGVDRKTAIVRAAPQRLRPIMMTTITTVLGLFPLALGIGDGSEFLQPLGVVVFSGLSLATVLTLFIIPCFYILLHDFFGLFAAKRKPHAIAIPVHKTARKTTNL, encoded by the coding sequence ATGGCGACTGACAAAACTGGATTAAGCATCAGCGCGATCGCAATTCGCCGCCATATCGGGACAATCATGCTCACCCTCGCGATCGCCGTCGTGGGTCTATTTTACATCACTCAACTCCCCGTCGATCTCCTCCCATCCATCACCTATCCCCGCATCGGCGTGCGCCTTGAGGCCCCCGGAATCTCCCCAGAAGTAGCAGTTGACGAAATCACCCGCCCCCTAGAACAAGGACTCTCAGCCACCGAAGGAGTCACCCAAGTCTTCTCCCGTACCCGCGAAGGCCAAGTTAGCGTCGATTTATTCTTCAAACCAGGAGGAAACATCGACCAAGCCCTCAACGACGCAACCGCCGCCGTCAACCGCATCCGCAACCAACTTCCAGATACAGTCGAAGCCCCCAGATTATTTAAAGTTGACCCCTCCCAGCAGCCAGTTTACGAATTTGGCCTCACCTCAGACTCCTTGCGGGGAGTCGATTTGCGCGTATTTGCTGACGAAGAACTCGCGCGCGAGCTCAACGTCATACCAGGCTTAGCCGCCGTTGACGTTTCCGGCGGCGTACAAGAAGAAATCCAAGTTAACCTCGACTTAAACCGCCTACAAGCCTTGGGAGTCAACGTTTCTGACGTACTCTCCACCCTACAAGACCGCAACCAAGACACCTCCGGCGGTAGACTACAACAAGAATCCGGCGAACCCTTAACGCGGACAATAGGGCGCTTTCAAAATGCCAGTGAAATCCGCGATCTTTCCTTCCAAATCGCAGGTTCTAATCCCCCCAAACGAGTTTATATCCGCGACTTTGCCGAAGTCATAGACGGTACTGAAGAAGAACGAGTTAAAGTATTTCTCAATCAGACACCCGCAGTAAAAATCAGCATTCAGAAGCAGCCAGATGCCAATACCATCACAGTTGTAGATGGTATTAAAAAGCGCCTCGAAGAGTTGAGAAAGTCGGGGGTAATTACCCCCGACATGACAATTACAACTACCCTGGATGAATCAAGATTTATCCGCGATTCTATTTCCAATGTATTGTTTTCAGGTTTAAGCGGATCTGTCTTAGCTGGTATTGCCGTGTTACTTTTCCTGGGTTCTCTACGACAGACCCTAATTATTGTCCTGGCAATTCCCCTAGCCACACTCACGGCTATTATTCTGATGGGACTGTTTCACCTGTCTATTAACATCTTCAGTTTAGGCGGTTTAGCCTTGGGTGTTGGGATTGTCGTAGACAACTCAATTGTGATGCTAGAAAATATAGTTGAGGGAGTTAATAAAAATAAAAGCAAAACAACTAACGGCAAAAGAACAAGCATACTTGATGCAGCCGAAAAAAGTAGTCAAGAACTCGAATCAGCTTTATTTGCCTCTACTGCTACCAACTTAGTTGCCGTCCTCCCATTTTTGCTAATAGGAGGCTTTATCTCCTTACTTTTCAACGAGTTAATTCTGACAATTACTTTCGCCGTAGCTGCTTCTTTAATTGTCGGTTTAACAATTGTCCCGATGATGACTTCTCGCCTATTAGCCGTGAGATTTTCCAGCGGTGTGGGCAAATTTTGGGCCTTGCGGGCATTTAATCGAGCCTTCCACAGCGCTACATTAGGCTACGGCAGATTTTTAGGAGCAATTCTGCGGTGGCGGTTAATAATAATTGTACTTGCTATTGTTATTTTGGGTTTCAGTAGTTTGCAGATGGTGGGTCAAATTCCCCAAGAAATTTTACCCAGAATTAATACTGGTCAAGCTAGATTATTTGCTCAGTTTCCAGCGGGTACAAACTTGGAAACTAACGAAAAAGTAATGAAGACTGTGGATGAACTTCTGAGCAAGCAGCCAGAAACTTTGTATACTTTAACAACAGCGGGAGGGCTACTTTTTGGTAACAATACCGTTGAAAATTTACTCAGGGGAAGCAGTACAATTACACTGAAGCCAGGAACGAACGTTGCCGATTTTGTTGAGCGCATGACTCAGGAATTAAATAAACTGAAATTAGTTGATACTCGCCTACGTTTAGCACCAGAAAACGTGCGCGGTTTAATTCTGACTAATTCTCCCGTGCGGGGTGGTGAAGTTGACTTAATTCTTCAAGGCGAAAATCCAGAAATATTGCAACAAACAGGGCGGCAAATATTAAAAACCTTTGAGGAAAAGGTTAAATTAGTCAGGTTTAGACCTGATGGCGACCCTCAACAACCGGAGGTACAAATCCGCCCTGACTGGGAAAGATTGGCGACTTACGGATTTAGTGCTAGAGAAATTGGAGAGTCAATTCAGACAGCAATTCAAGGTGCAGTTCCTACTCAGTTACAGCGGGGAAATCGGTTAATAGATGTGCGGGTACAATTCGATCGCAACTCTGTCAAATCAGTATCAGAACTAAGTTATATTCCCTTATTTGGCAGCAATAATAATGTAATTAGATTGAGTGATGTGGCGACTATCAATCTAGGTAAAGCCCCTGGGGAAGTTCAACGCCTGAATCAGCGCCAAGTTTTCTTAATTGTTGGTAATTTGAATAAGGGTGCAAGTTTAGGTGAAGCTTTACAGCAAGTAGATGCAGTGGTAAGTGAATTGAAGTTACCCCCAGGAGTACAAGTTGTACCGAGTTCGGCGGCTGAAACTAATCAGGAATTGCAATCTTCCCTAAAAATATTGGGTGGGTTAGCGGCTTTTTTAGTATTTGTAGTGATGGCCGTACAGTACAATTCTCTAGTCGATCCGTTAGTGATTATGTTAACAGTCCCGCTGTCTTTGGCTGGGGGGATTTTAGGGCTTTATGTAACTAAAACTGCGATTGGGGCGACGGTAATTGTAGGTGCGATTTTGTTGGTGGGAATCGTGGTGAATAATGCTATTCTGATGGTGGAATTGGCAAACCAAATTCGGGAAGAAGAAGGAGTTGACCGAAAAACAGCAATTGTCAGGGCCGCACCTCAACGTTTACGCCCGATTATGATGACGACAATTACCACAGTTTTAGGTTTATTTCCTTTAGCTTTGGGGATTGGCGATGGTTCGGAGTTTCTGCAACCGCTAGGGGTGGTGGTGTTTTCTGGTTTGTCTCTGGCAACGGTATTGACTCTGTTTATTATTCCCTGTTTTTATATTTTGCTGCACGACTTTTTTGGGTTATTTGCAGCGAAGAGGAAACCGCACGCGATTGCTATTCCTGTGCATAAAACAGCGAGAAAGACTACGAATTTATAG
- a CDS encoding LapA family protein: MSIARVVLFLTVMGVLTLFVLQNVSFSLSLVFLGMRSQTLPLSLWILISLAAGLTTSFLISGVLAFSNYLAEKEWRTRNAGRRSPDSFSGGTNQVTPPPSPRKPDLDPSVASWQTKETEVSYSQRSENETPSKYNVKTFVQEISQAFSPNFNAGVGSFSTPKSEIGGENVGVTSPNEDIDDDWVEVGDGLSSQSGDDDWGDEEEQEPLSKNDDIPQKPIDYESPQEPKTQSWSGSVYSYGYREPRNTGVGKTESVYDADFRLITPPYTPPPYTPPSYTPPSYTPPYTPPSQSDDWEESTNNDDDEDWGLGEDDEFGDDRSLDLRKRDRS; the protein is encoded by the coding sequence ATGTCTATCGCCCGCGTTGTATTATTTTTAACAGTTATGGGAGTTCTGACACTTTTTGTCCTACAAAATGTGTCGTTTTCGTTATCGCTGGTATTTTTAGGGATGCGATCGCAAACTCTACCCCTATCACTCTGGATTCTGATTAGTCTAGCCGCAGGATTAACCACATCATTTTTGATTTCTGGTGTGTTGGCCTTCTCCAATTATTTAGCTGAAAAAGAATGGCGGACTCGGAATGCAGGCCGCAGAAGTCCAGATAGTTTCTCTGGCGGTACCAATCAAGTAACGCCTCCACCTTCTCCCAGAAAGCCTGATTTAGATCCTTCTGTTGCTAGTTGGCAAACTAAGGAAACTGAGGTAAGTTATTCCCAGCGGAGTGAGAATGAAACCCCAAGTAAGTACAATGTAAAGACATTTGTGCAGGAAATTTCTCAAGCTTTCTCTCCTAATTTCAATGCAGGGGTGGGTTCATTTAGCACCCCAAAAAGTGAGATTGGTGGGGAAAATGTAGGGGTTACAAGTCCAAATGAAGACATTGATGATGATTGGGTGGAAGTTGGCGATGGCCTTAGCAGTCAAAGTGGTGATGATGATTGGGGGGATGAGGAAGAGCAGGAACCCTTATCTAAGAATGATGATATACCGCAAAAACCGATTGATTACGAATCCCCGCAAGAACCGAAAACTCAATCATGGTCTGGTTCTGTTTATTCTTATGGTTATCGTGAACCTAGAAATACAGGGGTGGGTAAAACTGAATCCGTCTACGATGCGGATTTTCGGCTGATTACACCGCCTTATACGCCACCGCCTTATACACCACCGTCTTATACGCCACCGTCTTATACGCCACCTTATACACCCCCATCTCAGAGTGATGATTGGGAAGAGTCAACGAATAATGATGATGATGAGGATTGGGGTTTGGGAGAAGATGACGAGTTTGGTGACGATCGCTCTTTGGATTTGCGTAAGCGCGATCGCAGTTAA
- a CDS encoding S1 RNA-binding domain-containing protein: FEAQFASVVVHLSERERVAQDAENDLEGLNKTGLMKERTGQTFQGLITGVQSYGFFVEVEIVVDEETLRVEGLVHVSSLKDDWYEYRSRQQTLVGRKNRNQYRLGDRVEVQVKSVDYYRQQIDLVAVGGGSEAFYDSDD, from the coding sequence TTTGAAGCTCAATTCGCCTCAGTAGTCGTGCATTTAAGCGAACGCGAAAGAGTTGCCCAAGATGCAGAAAATGACTTGGAGGGACTCAATAAAACTGGATTGATGAAGGAACGCACTGGTCAAACTTTCCAAGGTTTGATTACTGGCGTACAATCTTACGGTTTCTTTGTGGAAGTCGAGATTGTAGTAGATGAGGAAACTCTACGAGTAGAGGGACTGGTTCATGTTTCTTCGCTTAAGGACGATTGGTATGAGTATCGATCGCGCCAGCAGACTCTCGTAGGCCGCAAAAACCGCAATCAATACCGTCTAGGCGATCGCGTAGAAGTACAAGTCAAGAGTGTCGATTATTATCGCCAGCAAATTGACTTAGTAGCTGTTGGTGGTGGTAGTGAGGCTTTTTATGACAGTGATGATTAG